TGCGGTGGTCTGCACTTCATCGCTGCGCGCGCCGTACAGCACGGCATTCTTTTCCGGCTGCAGGCGCCCGCAGATCGGCTCGCCGTCCTTCAGGCAATCGCGGAACGGGCCCAGCTGCGCGTCGTCGGCGGCAATCACCTGCAGCCATTCGGCCTGCTCCAGGCCCGCCACCGGCGTGTGCACCACCAGCCGCACCAGGTCACCGGCAAAATCTTCCTGCAGCGAGGCCGCCATCGCGCGCAGGGTGTCGGCGGCGTTGTCCTGCTTCATCAGGGCCAGGGTCAGCTGGTGCGTGCGCACCGCCAACCGCTCGTTGACCTGGGCAGTGGCGCCCAGGTCGGCCAACCGTCGCGCCAGCTCGCGGTTCTTCTCGCGCAGCACTTCCAGCTGGTAGCTGGCCAGCGACGCGGTCGGGCCGTCATCGCGCGGCACCACCAGGGTCAGGGCCAGGTCCGGGAACTGCTTGAGGAAGCCGGGATGGCGCCGCAACCACGCAGCGACGTCATGGCCCCCGAGCTTGTCGACGGTCTCACTCATGCGATCCACTCCCCTTCGAAGACGAATGCGGTCGGGCCGGCCATCACCACCGGCTGGCCTTCGCCCGGCCACTGGATGCGCAGTTCGCCACCGGGCAGGCTGATGCGTGCATCGCCCTGCAGGCGGCCGCGCTGCATCAGGGTGACGGCGGCGGCGCAGGCACCACTGCCGCAGGCCAGGGTCTCGCCCACGCCACGTTCGTACACGCGCAGGCGCGCATGGTCCGGGCCCACCACCTGGGCGAAGCCCACGTTGACCGACTGCGGGAACGAAGCATGCTGCTGCAGCAGTGCGCCGACGCGCTCAACCGGCGCGGCATCGATCAGGCCCACTTCGATGACCGCATGCGGATTGCCCATCGACACCGCCGAGAAGCGCACGGTTTCGCCCTGCAGCGGCATCAGGTATTCATCGCGCGCATGGGCGAAGCCCACCAGCGGCACCTGTGCCGGTTCGAACGCCGGCACGCCCATGGCCACCGAGAAGCGGCCATCGCCCAGCACCTGCACCTCGTGGCTGGCCAGCGGGCTGTCGATCACGAAGCGCTCGCCCTGGGCACTGCCCTCGCGCACCAGCCAGGCGGCGATGCAGCGCGCGCCGTTGCCGCACTGCTCGGAATTGGAGCCATCGGCATTCCAGATCCGGTAGGACGCCACCGAGCCTTCCGCGCGCGGGGCCTCGATGGTCAGGATCTGATCGCAGCCCACGCCGGTATGGCGGTCGGCCAGGCGCGCGGCCAGTTCCGGGGTGGGCGGCGGCGTGCCGTCACGCAGGTCGATCACTACGAAATCGTTGCCCGCGCCGTGCATCTTGCTGAAGCGCAGGGCCGTGGAGCCGGCCTTACTCATTCCCACCGTCCACCGGCTTGATCGGGTCCGGGGTAACCGAGGGGCTGCCGTCGCTGGTCGGCTGGGTCGCGGCGGGGGTGGCTTCCGGGCTGGCTTCGGGCGCGACGGCCGGTTCGACCGTCTCTTCCACCGGCACCGGCTTCTGCGGCAGTACCAGCGGGCCCTTGTTGCCACAGGCGGACAGGAACAGCAGCGAGGCCGCTGCCAGCGGAATCAGGATGGCGTTGCGATGGGGGATCTTCATGCGCCCGAGTATAGCCATTGGCGGCTGAGCGGTTGGTAGAGTCGACCGTTGGTCGACTATCGCGCGCAGCGCGGGGTTTTCGCCGGCGGCCGGGACAGCAGTCGACCAACGGTCGACTCTACCCCGCCGGCGGCGGCAACGGCCGTGTCCACAGCCAGATCGCCACCACGGTCATGCTGCCGATGGAAAACCACTTCACCCAGGCGATCGGCACGCACCACAGCATGATGCCGGCGCACGCGGCCATGGTGATCGTGGCCATCCACTTGCCGTAGCGGCTGACCGCACCGTGCGCCTGCCAGTTGGCGATGGCCGGGCCGAAACGCGGGTGCTGCAGCAGCCAGGTGTGCAGGCGCTCGGAGCCGCGCGAGGCGGCCCAGGCCGAAATCAGGATGAATACGGTGGTCGGCAGGCCCGGCACGAAGATGCCGACGATGCCGGTGCCGAGGCTGGCATAGGCCAGCAGCCACCACGCCCAGCGGAAACGCACCACGCGCGGCGGCGGCGTGTCATCCGGAGGCGGTGGTGCGGGTGCGGTCATGGCCGCAAGGATACCGGTTCAGGGTACCAGGCAGTGCCCGGCACCCTGTCGCGATCACGGCTGGACGATGCCCAGCTGCTGCAGCACGAACGCATACGACTCGGACAGCTCGCGGTAACGCTGGAAGCGCCCGGACTTGCCGCCGTGGCCGGCTTCCATGTTCGTGCGGAACACGATCGGGTAGTGGCCGGTGTTGTCGTCACGCAGCTTGGCCACCCATTTGGCCGGTTCCCAGTACTGCACCTGCGAATCCCACAGGCCGGTGCCCACGAACAGCGACGGATAGGCCTGCTGCTTGACGTTGTCGTAGGGCGAGTAGGACAGCATGTAGTCGTAGTACTGCTTCTGCTCCGGGTTGCCCCACTCGTCGTACTCGTTGGTGGTCAGCGGAATGGTCGGGTCGAGCATGGTGGTGACCACGTCGACGAACGGCACCTGCGCCACCATCACCCGGTAATCCTGCGGCGCCTGGTTGGCCACCGCGCCCATCAGCAGGCCACCGGCGCTGCCACCGGAGGCGGCGACGCGGTCCCTGGCCGCCCAGCCCTGCGCCACCAGGCCACGGGTGACGTCGATGAAGTCGTTGAAGGTGTTCTGCTTGTGCAGCAGCTTGCCGTTCTCGTACCAGTCGCGGCCCATTTCCTGGCCGCCACGGATGTGCGCGATGGCGTAGACCACGCCACGGTCGAGCAGGCTCACCGCGGTCTGGTTGAAGTACGGGTCCATCGACATGCCGTAGCTGCCGTAGGCGTACTGGAACAGCGCGCCCTTGCCATCCTTCTGGTAGCCCTTGCGGTAGACCAGCGACACCGGCACCTTCACCCCGTCGCGCGCGGTGATCCAGACGCGGTCGGTTTCGTATTTCGAGGCGTCATAGCCGATGACCGGCTGCACCTTCAGCTGGCGGCGCTCGCC
This genomic stretch from Stenotrophomonas sp. SAU14A_NAIMI4_5 harbors:
- a CDS encoding DUF484 family protein, translating into MSETVDKLGGHDVAAWLRRHPGFLKQFPDLALTLVVPRDDGPTASLASYQLEVLREKNRELARRLADLGATAQVNERLAVRTHQLTLALMKQDNAADTLRAMAASLQEDFAGDLVRLVVHTPVAGLEQAEWLQVIAADDAQLGPFRDCLKDGEPICGRLQPEKNAVLYGARSDEVQTTALLPLPGIGLIAVGSHDANRFYPGMGTLFLRMMGDALVAGLKRFER
- the dapF gene encoding diaminopimelate epimerase; protein product: MSKAGSTALRFSKMHGAGNDFVVIDLRDGTPPPTPELAARLADRHTGVGCDQILTIEAPRAEGSVASYRIWNADGSNSEQCGNGARCIAAWLVREGSAQGERFVIDSPLASHEVQVLGDGRFSVAMGVPAFEPAQVPLVGFAHARDEYLMPLQGETVRFSAVSMGNPHAVIEVGLIDAAPVERVGALLQQHASFPQSVNVGFAQVVGPDHARLRVYERGVGETLACGSGACAAAVTLMQRGRLQGDARISLPGGELRIQWPGEGQPVVMAGPTAFVFEGEWIA
- a CDS encoding lipoprotein codes for the protein MKIPHRNAILIPLAAASLLFLSACGNKGPLVLPQKPVPVEETVEPAVAPEASPEATPAATQPTSDGSPSVTPDPIKPVDGGNE
- a CDS encoding YbaN family protein encodes the protein MTAPAPPPPDDTPPPRVVRFRWAWWLLAYASLGTGIVGIFVPGLPTTVFILISAWAASRGSERLHTWLLQHPRFGPAIANWQAHGAVSRYGKWMATITMAACAGIMLWCVPIAWVKWFSIGSMTVVAIWLWTRPLPPPAG